The following coding sequences are from one Natrarchaeobaculum sulfurireducens window:
- the menE gene encoding o-succinylbenzoate--CoA ligase, whose protein sequence is MDGVTPIDWPTRDLLAHRVDATPQRTALVDVATDESWSYREFDDRVDAVASTLEATGLGRGDRLGVLMDTRPAFAVVCFAALRLGVTVVPLNVRETEPELVSKADRTTLTALVCERDTEAVALDVADAADASCYSVDDPDADRTQPVSIAPKREQSVDPVDVTRDTEAVIMFTSGTSGEPKGVRLTIGNLVASATASAFRLGVDPDDRWLCCLPMYHMGGLAPVLRSTLYGTTVVVQRAFDAESTARVIDARAVTGVSLVPTMVTRLLEAGWQPPESLRSVLLGGAPASSELLERCRERSVPVYPTYGMTETASQIATATPEETQQYPGTVGQPLAFTDVSVVDDDGSPVESGERGELVVSGPTVTPGYLESDHTTAAFTDRGLRTGDIGHRDQDGYLWISNRRSDRIVTGGENVDPGEVIEALCTHSRVEAAAVVGLPDEEWGERVAAVVVFDSSPNTGDSNAGATNGASETADDGLAVASLLAHCDGRLAGFKQPKTVAVTDALPRTASGTVDRDAVRALLSERGVDVSELR, encoded by the coding sequence GTGGACGGAGTGACACCGATAGACTGGCCGACGCGAGACCTCCTCGCCCACCGCGTCGACGCGACGCCACAACGCACGGCACTGGTCGACGTCGCGACCGACGAGTCGTGGTCGTATCGGGAGTTCGACGACCGCGTCGACGCCGTCGCCAGCACGCTCGAGGCGACGGGGCTCGGCCGAGGCGACCGTCTTGGTGTCCTGATGGACACCAGGCCAGCGTTCGCCGTGGTCTGTTTTGCCGCGTTGCGACTGGGCGTGACCGTCGTCCCGTTGAACGTTCGCGAGACAGAACCGGAACTCGTCTCGAAAGCCGATCGAACGACCCTCACAGCGCTGGTCTGCGAACGCGACACCGAGGCCGTCGCGCTGGACGTGGCCGACGCGGCCGACGCCTCGTGTTACTCGGTCGACGATCCGGATGCCGACCGGACGCAACCGGTATCGATCGCTCCCAAACGTGAGCAGTCGGTCGATCCCGTCGACGTAACACGCGACACCGAGGCGGTAATCATGTTCACCTCGGGGACCTCGGGCGAGCCCAAGGGTGTTCGGTTGACGATCGGCAATCTGGTCGCCAGCGCGACGGCCTCGGCGTTCCGTCTCGGGGTCGATCCGGACGACCGATGGCTCTGTTGTCTCCCGATGTACCACATGGGCGGGCTCGCACCCGTGCTTCGGTCGACGCTCTACGGGACCACCGTCGTCGTCCAGCGCGCGTTCGACGCCGAGTCGACGGCACGCGTGATCGACGCTCGAGCCGTCACGGGCGTCTCGCTCGTTCCGACGATGGTAACGCGGCTGCTCGAGGCGGGCTGGCAGCCCCCCGAATCGCTTCGATCCGTCCTCCTCGGGGGCGCACCGGCCTCGAGCGAGCTGCTCGAGCGGTGTCGCGAGCGATCGGTTCCGGTCTATCCGACCTACGGGATGACCGAGACGGCCTCACAGATCGCGACGGCGACACCCGAGGAGACACAGCAGTACCCGGGGACGGTCGGCCAGCCGCTCGCGTTCACGGACGTCTCGGTCGTCGACGACGATGGCTCGCCGGTCGAGTCGGGCGAGCGGGGAGAACTGGTCGTCTCCGGGCCGACGGTGACGCCGGGCTATCTCGAGTCCGACCATACGACGGCGGCGTTCACCGACCGGGGACTTCGGACGGGCGACATCGGACACCGCGATCAGGACGGCTATCTCTGGATCTCGAATCGCCGTAGCGACCGGATCGTCACGGGCGGAGAGAACGTCGATCCCGGTGAAGTGATCGAGGCGCTGTGTACACACTCCCGCGTCGAGGCCGCGGCGGTCGTCGGCCTCCCCGACGAGGAGTGGGGCGAGCGCGTCGCTGCAGTGGTCGTTTTCGACTCGAGTCCGAACACCGGTGATTCGAACGCAGGCGCTACGAACGGTGCCAGCGAGACCGCCGACGATGGTCTCGCTGTCGCGTCGCTGCTCGCCCACTGCGACGGTCGGCTCGCTGGATTCAAGCAGCCGAAGACGGTCGCCGTTACCGACGCGCTCCCCCGAACGGCCTCGGGTACCGTCGACCGGGACGCGGTGCGGGCGCTCCTGAGTGAGCGAGGTGTCGACGTCTCGGAACTGCGCTGA
- a CDS encoding 1,4-dihydroxy-2-naphthoyl-CoA synthase: MVSELFDAEQWEPVDDLNDDFRDITYHRAVDSGTVRIAFDRPEVRNAFRPGTVDELYDALEHAKRQTDVGCVLLTGNGPSPKDGGWAFCSGGDQTIRGDDGYQYEGDEARASEQGRLHILEVQRLIRHIPKVVVCVVPGWAVGGGHSLHVVCDMTLASAEHAKFLQTDPDVASYDAGFGSAYLAKQIGQKKAREVFFLGKTYSADEAAEMGMVNDVVPHDELEETALEWGERINEKSPTAMRMLKYAFNMTDDGMIGQQVFAGEATRLGYMTDEAKEGRDAFVESRDPEFDDYPWHY, from the coding sequence ATGGTTTCGGAACTCTTCGACGCCGAGCAGTGGGAACCGGTCGACGATCTGAACGACGACTTTCGGGATATCACGTACCACCGTGCGGTCGATTCGGGGACGGTACGGATCGCCTTCGACCGCCCCGAGGTTCGCAACGCGTTCCGACCGGGGACCGTCGACGAACTGTACGACGCGCTCGAGCACGCCAAAAGACAGACCGACGTGGGCTGTGTGCTTCTGACCGGGAACGGTCCGTCGCCGAAAGACGGTGGCTGGGCGTTCTGTTCGGGGGGCGACCAGACAATCCGTGGCGACGACGGCTACCAGTACGAAGGAGACGAAGCGCGGGCATCGGAACAGGGTCGATTGCACATCCTCGAGGTCCAACGCCTGATTCGGCACATTCCGAAAGTCGTCGTCTGCGTCGTCCCCGGCTGGGCCGTCGGCGGCGGCCACTCGTTGCACGTCGTCTGTGACATGACCCTCGCGAGTGCGGAACACGCCAAATTCCTCCAGACCGACCCCGACGTGGCCAGTTACGACGCCGGTTTCGGTTCGGCGTATCTCGCCAAACAGATCGGCCAGAAGAAAGCGCGCGAGGTGTTCTTCCTCGGGAAGACCTACAGCGCCGACGAGGCCGCCGAGATGGGGATGGTCAACGACGTCGTACCCCACGACGAACTCGAGGAAACTGCCCTCGAGTGGGGCGAACGGATCAACGAAAAGAGCCCGACGGCAATGCGGATGCTCAAGTACGCGTTCAACATGACCGATGACGGCATGATCGGCCAGCAGGTGTTCGCCGGCGAGGCGACCCGACTCGGATACATGACCGACGAAGCCAAAGAGGGTCGGGACGCGTTCGTCGAAAGCCGTGATCCGGAGTTCGACGACTACCCCTGGCACTACTGA
- the gatC gene encoding Asp-tRNA(Asn)/Glu-tRNA(Gln) amidotransferase subunit GatC, protein MSEDAVSSEEVRHVAELARVDLADDEVDRFTRQFADILEYFETLDEVPAVDREAPLANVMRPDEERESLDSEAALRNAPEPEDDYFKGPNVS, encoded by the coding sequence ATGAGCGAAGACGCCGTCAGTTCAGAGGAGGTCCGCCACGTCGCGGAGCTGGCTCGCGTCGATCTCGCAGACGACGAGGTCGACCGGTTCACCCGGCAGTTCGCGGACATTCTCGAGTACTTCGAGACGCTCGACGAGGTGCCAGCGGTCGACCGAGAGGCCCCTCTCGCGAACGTGATGCGCCCCGACGAAGAACGCGAGTCACTCGATAGCGAGGCGGCACTTCGGAACGCGCCGGAACCCGAGGACGACTACTTCAAAGGTCCGAACGTCTCCTGA
- a CDS encoding alpha/beta fold hydrolase, which translates to METDHLMADQDVLPSVASSTARTVNDITMHVVTGGQTDAPLVVLLHGFPECWYTWRHQLEALVDAGYRVVVPDQRGYNLSEKPQSVRAYRLRELARDVIDLVATEDRASAHVVGHDWGGVVAWHLALRHPEVVDSLAVANASHPTAYRQHLLSNPEQLRRSWYAGAVQLPWLPERLLRRRNFTLLERAVRGTAAPETYTEEAMAYYRRAWSRTGALTAMLNWYRAVLRYPPTYTKPRVTVPTLVCWGDADVAQVPELAIDSYHYCTDARLEFLPGASHWVPHEQPERTTSLLCEHLSRSAD; encoded by the coding sequence ATGGAAACCGATCACCTGATGGCTGACCAGGACGTTCTCCCGTCCGTCGCCAGTTCGACGGCTCGAACGGTTAACGACATCACCATGCACGTGGTCACGGGTGGCCAGACGGACGCCCCCCTCGTGGTGTTGCTCCACGGCTTTCCCGAGTGCTGGTACACGTGGCGTCACCAGCTCGAGGCGCTCGTCGACGCCGGCTACCGGGTCGTCGTGCCGGACCAGCGAGGCTACAACCTGAGCGAGAAGCCCCAATCGGTTCGTGCCTATCGGCTCCGCGAACTCGCCCGTGACGTCATCGACCTCGTCGCTACCGAGGATCGAGCGTCGGCGCACGTCGTCGGCCACGACTGGGGTGGCGTCGTCGCCTGGCATCTCGCACTCCGGCATCCAGAGGTGGTCGACAGCCTCGCGGTCGCCAACGCATCGCACCCGACCGCCTACCGTCAACACCTCCTCAGCAACCCCGAGCAGCTTCGACGAAGCTGGTACGCCGGGGCGGTCCAGCTGCCCTGGCTTCCCGAACGGCTTCTCCGTCGGAGAAACTTCACACTCCTCGAGCGGGCGGTGCGTGGAACGGCCGCCCCAGAGACGTACACGGAGGAAGCGATGGCCTACTACCGTCGGGCCTGGAGCCGAACGGGGGCGCTCACTGCCATGCTCAACTGGTATCGGGCAGTCCTGCGATATCCTCCGACGTACACCAAACCCCGAGTTACGGTGCCGACGCTCGTCTGTTGGGGTGACGCCGACGTCGCACAGGTGCCCGAACTGGCGATCGACAGCTACCACTACTGTACCGACGCTCGACTCGAGTTCCTCCCTGGGGCGAGCCACTGGGTTCCACACGAGCAACCGGAGCGGACGACGTCGCTGCTGTGTGAGCACCTGAGCCGATCAGCCGACTGA
- a CDS encoding mandelate racemase/muconate lactonizing enzyme family protein, with protein sequence MTTSSTDELQLEYRPFSVRLERPLRTGHGSIESRDGFLVRVTEADDGGIDSPTGRPVGFGEATPLSGWTESYADCKGALEQAQAAFQAGGPEAALEAVDERSAARHGVTLALADFQARRTATPLYRYLGQGPMVARIPVNATIGDGTPADTAADAARAVADGFRCCKLKVGARSVSEDVERVRQVRDAVGPEVELRVDANESWTYDEAGTAIEHFADFEVSLLEQPLPAGALEGHATLRGNGVPIALDEGVLEHGVDAICRAGAADAVVLKPMALGGVDVARRVAAWVTELGVVPIVTTTIDAVVARTGAVHLAAAIPDVPACGVATGDLLAEDLARDPVLLENGSAVVPQTKGLGVEGVWTE encoded by the coding sequence ATGACGACGTCGTCGACCGACGAGCTACAACTCGAGTATCGTCCGTTCTCCGTCAGACTCGAACGCCCGCTCCGAACGGGCCACGGCTCGATCGAGAGCCGCGACGGATTCCTTGTGCGCGTGACAGAGGCGGACGACGGTGGAATCGACTCCCCCACCGGCCGACCGGTTGGTTTCGGTGAGGCGACGCCGCTTTCAGGCTGGACCGAATCGTACGCCGACTGCAAAGGGGCACTCGAGCAGGCCCAGGCCGCGTTTCAGGCTGGTGGACCGGAGGCCGCACTCGAGGCCGTCGACGAACGGAGTGCCGCCAGACACGGAGTGACCCTCGCACTCGCGGACTTCCAGGCGAGGCGGACTGCAACCCCGCTGTACCGGTATCTCGGACAGGGACCGATGGTCGCTCGCATCCCGGTGAACGCGACGATCGGCGACGGCACTCCCGCCGACACTGCGGCCGACGCCGCCCGAGCCGTGGCGGACGGCTTTCGGTGTTGTAAACTCAAAGTCGGGGCACGGTCCGTCTCCGAGGACGTCGAGCGCGTCCGGCAGGTTCGCGATGCAGTCGGCCCCGAGGTCGAACTCCGCGTCGACGCGAACGAGTCCTGGACCTACGACGAGGCCGGCACTGCCATCGAGCACTTCGCCGATTTCGAGGTCTCGCTGCTCGAGCAACCGCTCCCTGCGGGGGCACTCGAGGGCCACGCCACGCTCCGGGGCAACGGTGTCCCCATCGCACTCGACGAGGGGGTGCTCGAACACGGCGTGGACGCGATCTGTCGCGCCGGCGCGGCGGACGCCGTCGTCCTGAAGCCGATGGCGCTCGGGGGTGTCGACGTCGCCCGGCGAGTCGCCGCCTGGGTGACCGAACTCGGGGTGGTACCGATCGTGACGACGACGATCGACGCCGTCGTCGCTCGGACCGGAGCCGTCCACCTCGCGGCGGCGATCCCCGACGTCCCCGCCTGTGGGGTCGCGACCGGCGACTTGCTCGCCGAGGATCTCGCCAGGGATCCCGTTCTCCTCGAGAACGGCTCGGCCGTCGTCCCGCAGACGAAAGGCCTCGGCGTCGAGGGGGTGTGGACGGAGTGA
- a CDS encoding class I SAM-dependent methyltransferase encodes MPRDDEPPDDVASFDDAADAYLESDTHREGDDLEQLATWCGDASVALDVATGAGHTAGAIAERGVSRVVAADASSRMIATALEAFAGLEGVVADAARIPFDENAFDAVACRIAAHHFPAPDAFVDEVARVLRPGGTFAFEDTVAPEDPAVDALLDRVERLRDPSHVRSHPTERWDDWLTERGFELEAVHQVRTTLEFEPWVDRLSPSTARRDRVESLLLEAPEEVKSILEIVVEDETVVSFSNRKALIRARWSP; translated from the coding sequence ATGCCACGTGACGACGAACCACCCGACGACGTCGCGTCGTTCGACGACGCTGCCGACGCCTACCTCGAGAGTGACACCCACCGCGAGGGCGACGATCTCGAGCAACTCGCGACGTGGTGTGGCGATGCCAGCGTCGCCCTGGACGTCGCCACCGGCGCGGGCCACACGGCTGGCGCGATCGCCGAGCGAGGCGTTTCGCGAGTGGTCGCCGCAGACGCCTCCTCTCGGATGATCGCGACCGCGCTCGAGGCGTTCGCGGGCCTCGAGGGGGTCGTCGCCGACGCTGCCAGGATACCGTTCGACGAGAACGCCTTCGACGCCGTCGCCTGCCGGATCGCCGCCCATCACTTCCCAGCCCCCGACGCGTTCGTCGACGAAGTGGCTCGCGTTCTCCGACCGGGTGGGACGTTCGCCTTCGAGGACACCGTCGCGCCCGAAGACCCTGCAGTCGACGCCCTTCTCGACCGTGTCGAGCGCCTTCGCGATCCGTCGCACGTGCGATCGCACCCAACCGAACGGTGGGACGACTGGCTCACCGAGCGCGGATTCGAACTCGAGGCAGTCCATCAGGTACGGACAACCCTCGAGTTCGAGCCGTGGGTCGACCGGCTTTCACCATCAACCGCGCGTCGCGACCGCGTCGAGTCGCTTCTGCTCGAGGCTCCCGAAGAGGTGAAATCGATCCTCGAGATCGTCGTCGAGGACGAAACCGTCGTCTCTTTTTCGAATCGAAAAGCGCTGATTCGGGCGCGTTGGTCGCCATAG
- the gatA gene encoding Asp-tRNA(Asn)/Glu-tRNA(Gln) amidotransferase subunit GatA, with the protein MSENIFITEETIDGAADGPLAGQTVAVKDNISTASVRTTCGSAMLEEYVPPYDATVVTRLKEAGATIVGKANMDEFGMGTTNETSYFGSVDNPAAPGHVPGGSSGGSAAAVAAGKADLALGSDTGGSIRCPAAFCGVVGIKPTYGLVSRYGLVAYGNSLEQIGPFANSVEDAASLLEVIAGSDERDATTRADGDETTYADAATGDVDGLSIGIPTELLEGADEGVVETFWDAIGDLEDQGASTHDVSLPSVEHAVEAYYVIAMSEASSNLARFDGVRYGHSGGYDGNWNEAFSAARQEGFGDEVKRRILLGTYALSAGYHDKYYKKAQDARAWVKQDFDEALSDADVLASPTMPVPPFELGESLDDPLQMYLADANTVPVNLADLPAISVPAGETDGLPVGLQLVGPAFDERTLIRAASALE; encoded by the coding sequence ATGTCCGAGAACATATTTATCACCGAAGAGACGATCGACGGCGCTGCGGACGGTCCGCTCGCCGGTCAGACCGTCGCCGTCAAGGACAACATCTCGACCGCCAGTGTCAGGACCACGTGCGGGTCGGCGATGCTCGAAGAGTACGTCCCACCGTACGACGCGACAGTCGTCACCCGACTCAAAGAGGCGGGCGCAACGATCGTCGGCAAAGCGAACATGGACGAGTTCGGAATGGGGACGACCAACGAGACCTCGTACTTCGGTTCGGTCGACAACCCTGCGGCACCCGGTCACGTCCCCGGCGGTTCCTCTGGGGGCTCGGCGGCGGCCGTAGCAGCCGGTAAAGCCGATCTCGCACTCGGTTCGGACACCGGTGGCTCGATCCGTTGTCCGGCCGCGTTCTGCGGCGTCGTCGGCATCAAACCCACCTACGGACTCGTCTCCCGATACGGCCTCGTCGCCTACGGTAACAGCTTAGAGCAGATCGGCCCCTTCGCGAACAGCGTCGAGGACGCCGCCTCGCTGCTCGAGGTGATCGCCGGGAGCGACGAGCGAGACGCCACCACACGTGCGGACGGTGACGAGACGACGTACGCGGACGCTGCGACGGGCGACGTCGACGGGCTCTCGATCGGCATCCCAACGGAACTGCTCGAGGGCGCAGACGAGGGCGTCGTCGAGACGTTCTGGGACGCCATCGGCGACCTCGAGGATCAGGGCGCATCCACTCACGACGTGTCGCTGCCGTCGGTCGAACACGCCGTCGAAGCCTACTATGTGATCGCGATGTCGGAGGCCTCCTCGAACCTCGCCCGGTTCGACGGCGTCCGCTACGGTCACTCCGGCGGCTACGACGGAAACTGGAACGAGGCGTTCTCGGCGGCTCGCCAGGAAGGCTTCGGCGACGAGGTCAAACGCCGAATCCTCCTCGGAACGTACGCCCTTTCGGCGGGCTATCACGACAAGTACTACAAGAAGGCCCAGGACGCACGAGCGTGGGTCAAACAGGACTTCGACGAGGCGCTCTCCGACGCGGACGTCCTCGCCTCGCCGACGATGCCCGTCCCGCCGTTCGAACTCGGCGAGAGCCTCGACGACCCCCTCCAGATGTACCTCGCCGACGCCAACACGGTGCCAGTCAACCTCGCGGATCTGCCGGCGATCTCCGTCCCCGCGGGCGAAACCGACGGCCTCCCGGTCGGTCTCCAGCTCGTCGGCCCAGCGTTCGACGAGCGGACGCTGATTCGCGCTGCGAGCGCCCTCGAGTGA
- a CDS encoding 1,4-dihydroxy-2-naphthoate polyprenyltransferase, protein MSTVEADVSRTKAWVMAARPQTLPAAAAPVIVGTALAVHEGVFAPLPALFAFVGAALIQVGTNFANDYYDAIKGADTDDREGFTRVTQSGLIAPSQVKRATIVTFALAILSGTYLVSVGGLPILVIGLVSVLCGWAYTGGPYPLGYHGLGDLFVFVFFGIIAVMGTFYVQAVAVAPVGAFPTTIPPGTVTLEAFIASLPIAAISTAIIVVNNVRDKETDEVAGKRTLAVRLGYRWSRVEYVALFALAYLVPVWLWLDGGFGLGVLAPLVTVPYAAVLARTLCTRTDGEALNPALEGTGKLLAMYAVLFAAGVVIV, encoded by the coding sequence ATGAGCACCGTCGAGGCAGACGTATCGCGGACGAAAGCGTGGGTGATGGCTGCCCGTCCGCAGACGCTCCCTGCGGCCGCTGCGCCGGTGATCGTCGGCACGGCGCTTGCCGTTCACGAGGGCGTCTTCGCGCCGTTACCGGCGTTATTCGCGTTCGTCGGCGCCGCGTTGATCCAGGTTGGAACGAACTTTGCGAACGATTACTACGACGCGATCAAGGGGGCCGACACCGACGACCGGGAGGGGTTCACGCGCGTCACACAGTCAGGACTTATCGCGCCATCGCAGGTGAAGCGGGCGACGATCGTGACGTTCGCGCTGGCGATCCTCTCGGGAACGTATCTCGTCTCCGTCGGCGGGTTACCGATCCTCGTTATCGGACTCGTGAGCGTGCTCTGCGGCTGGGCCTACACGGGCGGGCCGTATCCCCTCGGCTATCACGGTCTCGGTGATCTGTTCGTCTTCGTCTTCTTCGGGATCATCGCCGTGATGGGGACGTTCTACGTACAGGCTGTGGCTGTCGCACCCGTCGGGGCGTTTCCGACGACGATCCCGCCGGGAACCGTTACACTGGAGGCGTTCATCGCGAGCCTGCCCATCGCAGCCATTTCCACGGCCATCATCGTCGTGAACAACGTCCGGGACAAAGAGACCGACGAGGTGGCCGGCAAGCGGACGCTCGCGGTTCGGCTGGGCTATCGCTGGAGCCGCGTCGAGTACGTTGCGCTGTTTGCACTCGCGTATCTCGTTCCCGTCTGGCTCTGGCTCGACGGCGGCTTCGGACTCGGCGTGCTGGCACCGCTAGTTACCGTTCCGTACGCCGCTGTCCTCGCTCGAACGCTCTGTACGCGAACGGATGGAGAGGCGCTCAACCCGGCGCTCGAGGGCACCGGCAAACTCCTTGCCATGTACGCGGTCCTCTTCGCCGCTGGAGTCGTGATCGTATGA
- a CDS encoding transcription initiation factor IIB gives MTDPPIRTRSDERRQTEQTKSLEDADEREQCPECGGRLVSDTEHAETLCDDCGLVVEEGEIDRGPEWRAFDSAEKDQKSRVGAPTTKMMHDQGLSTNIGWQDRDAYGKALSSRQRQKMQRLRTWNERFRTRDSKERNLKQALGEIDRMASALGLPENVRETASVIYRRALEEDLLPGRSIEGVATASLYAAARQAGTPRSLDEISAVSRVEKDEIARTYRYVIRELGLEVKPADPESYVPRFVSDLDLSDETERRARQLLKTAKDAGIHSGKSPVGLAAAAVYAGALLTNEKVTQNDVGDVASISEVTIRNRYHELLEAEEGTAA, from the coding sequence ATGACTGACCCCCCGATTCGAACTCGCAGTGACGAGCGACGCCAGACGGAGCAGACGAAATCGCTCGAGGATGCAGACGAACGAGAACAGTGTCCGGAGTGTGGCGGCCGACTCGTCTCGGACACCGAACACGCCGAGACGCTCTGTGACGACTGTGGGCTCGTCGTCGAGGAAGGAGAAATCGATCGCGGCCCCGAGTGGCGCGCGTTCGATTCGGCCGAGAAAGACCAGAAGAGTCGCGTCGGTGCCCCCACGACGAAGATGATGCACGACCAGGGGCTGTCGACCAACATCGGCTGGCAGGACAGAGACGCCTACGGAAAAGCGCTCTCGAGTCGCCAGCGTCAGAAGATGCAGCGGCTCCGAACGTGGAACGAGCGGTTTCGCACCCGTGACTCGAAAGAGCGCAACCTCAAGCAGGCCCTCGGTGAGATCGACCGGATGGCCAGTGCGCTTGGCCTTCCAGAGAACGTCCGCGAGACTGCCTCGGTCATCTATCGGCGCGCCCTCGAGGAGGACCTCCTCCCCGGACGGTCGATCGAAGGCGTCGCGACGGCGTCGCTGTACGCCGCCGCCCGCCAGGCCGGGACGCCGCGCAGCCTCGACGAGATCTCGGCCGTCAGCCGCGTTGAGAAAGACGAGATCGCCCGCACGTACCGCTACGTCATCCGGGAACTCGGCCTCGAGGTCAAACCAGCCGATCCGGAGAGCTACGTCCCGCGCTTTGTGAGCGACCTCGACCTGTCGGACGAGACCGAACGCCGCGCCCGTCAGCTGCTCAAGACCGCGAAAGACGCTGGCATCCACAGCGGCAAGTCGCCGGTCGGTCTCGCCGCCGCCGCGGTATACGCCGGTGCGCTCCTCACGAACGAGAAAGTCACCCAGAACGACGTCGGCGACGTCGCGAGCATCTCCGAGGTCACCATCCGCAACCGCTATCACGAGTTGCTCGAGGCCGAAGAGGGAACGGCCGCCTGA
- a CDS encoding NRDE family protein, which produces MCTLALAWEVFDDAPVAVAANRDESLERKSRPPELYREEPLVVAPRDAAAGGTWIGVNEHDVVVGITNKWNDADLAGERSRGLLVADTLEAASATDAASIVEAETASTEYEGFYLVVADASDAFCYEWNGELARIDFEPGVHVVVNAAVDDHVDAPATRTDAARAQARNGQAVRRALATESDETVDEWLERAGGVLGDHEYGVCIHREGFGTRSSSLIATGEASTYRFASGSPCRSTYEPVVVADRLEADGDVEGHI; this is translated from the coding sequence GTGTGTACGCTTGCTCTCGCCTGGGAAGTCTTCGACGATGCGCCGGTCGCCGTCGCCGCGAACCGCGACGAATCGCTCGAGCGTAAGTCACGACCACCGGAACTCTACCGGGAGGAGCCGCTGGTCGTCGCCCCACGAGATGCTGCGGCAGGTGGCACCTGGATCGGCGTCAACGAACACGACGTCGTCGTCGGCATCACGAACAAGTGGAACGACGCGGATCTCGCCGGCGAGCGCTCGCGGGGGCTGCTCGTCGCGGACACCCTCGAGGCAGCGTCTGCGACCGACGCGGCGTCGATCGTCGAGGCCGAGACAGCGTCGACCGAGTACGAGGGATTCTACCTGGTCGTCGCCGACGCGAGCGACGCGTTCTGCTACGAGTGGAACGGTGAGCTGGCTCGCATCGATTTCGAGCCCGGCGTCCACGTCGTGGTCAACGCAGCGGTCGACGACCACGTGGACGCACCTGCGACCCGGACCGACGCGGCTCGGGCGCAGGCTCGAAACGGGCAGGCGGTGCGGCGAGCCCTCGCGACCGAGTCAGATGAAACGGTCGATGAGTGGCTCGAGCGAGCCGGTGGCGTCCTCGGCGACCACGAGTACGGCGTCTGTATCCACCGGGAGGGGTTCGGGACTCGCTCTTCGTCGCTGATCGCCACCGGCGAGGCGAGCACGTATCGGTTTGCCTCTGGGTCACCGTGTCGCAGCACCTACGAACCGGTCGTCGTCGCGGATCGACTCGAGGCGGACGGGGACGTCGAAGGCCACATTTAA
- a CDS encoding helix-turn-helix transcriptional regulator gives MSISALEAELSEDERAGLELVRESGGIHQSDFWKELDVSSRKGSRIVESLVEKDLVDREETVYAGHNTYYITPMARDLDFTLLMAGDMLSPFIGEEEVDPNSDAFSQWIMNLAYQE, from the coding sequence GTGAGCATCTCCGCACTTGAGGCGGAACTCTCCGAGGACGAACGCGCTGGTCTCGAACTCGTTCGCGAGAGCGGCGGCATCCACCAGAGCGACTTCTGGAAAGAACTCGACGTCTCCTCACGAAAGGGCAGTCGGATCGTCGAGTCGCTCGTCGAGAAGGATCTCGTCGACCGCGAAGAGACGGTGTACGCCGGACACAACACCTACTACATCACGCCGATGGCTCGCGATCTCGATTTCACGCTGTTGATGGCCGGCGATATGCTCTCGCCGTTTATCGGCGAAGAGGAAGTCGACCCCAATAGCGACGCCTTCTCGCAGTGGATCATGAACCTCGCCTACCAGGAGTAA